Proteins co-encoded in one Quercus robur chromosome 8, dhQueRobu3.1, whole genome shotgun sequence genomic window:
- the LOC126696439 gene encoding uncharacterized protein LOC126696439 produces the protein MPQHVLSCVHPIIDDEMNAALSQEFDEKEVEEALHQMAPLKAPGPNGMPPLFYQHFWDTVREDVTSSILAWLNSGTLPSPLNHTFITLIPKINKPEYAHQFRPISLCNVLYKVYSKVLANRLKKLLPSIITEHQSAFTKDRLISDNILVAFETLHSLQNFKSSTHGFMAIKLDMSKAYDRVDWNFLEKLMRQMGFNERWIQLIMGCVKTVSYSVLVNGEPCGMIQPTRGIRQGDPLSPFLFLLCTEGLNGLIKKAENNGEIHGFSLCRRGPKLTHLLFADDSLLFCRATIEECEKVLEVLNMYEEASGQKVNKNKTALFFSKCTPSDVRHEIKVAFGVLKIMQYERYLGLPSFVGKRKKASFNYIKEKIWRKLQGWEGKLLSQAGREVLLKSIIQAIPTYTMGCFKLPIGLCHEIEALIKKFWWGQRGDRRKIHWIKWEEMTKSKSVGGMGFRDLTMYNDSLLAKQAWRLLHNKISPFYKVFKARFFPNTTIMEAVDSRMGSYAWKSILRGRYIIQRGARWRVGNGEKINIWQQRWLPRKHPPYLPICPIQDFENSSVSCLIDQSMRQWRADLVDGLFNEEDAELVKSVPLSHVEAEDVLFWPYTKNGVYTCKSGYRFLKEEAEREVTNQVPPLRDKHIWKAIWSMQVPQKVKMFIWRACRNAMPTKHALMRRTITGDSICERCQTDVEDPLHALWTCTKLDVVGADHAEWDFRNSIGFLDFKDLARVQEFATNLQQVAVAAKSSLDDFHRSIQRRDSQRRRAAHTAQNHWRPPPREVVKVNFDGATCSQEKTSGVGVVARDVNGLVLASCAKKIHQSFKAVEIEAMAAATALTFAKDLGFQRIILEGDSLEVIQALLEKTETLTPAGLLLEDVRSLSQNLDLLLYSHTKRDGNVVAHSLAKYALRIPDFLAWMEDVPSHIQSIVQADLALLH, from the exons ATGCCCCAACATGTATTATCATGTGTACATCCTATCATTGATGATGAGATGAATGCCGCCCTAAGCCAAGAATTTGATGAGAAAGAAGTGGAGGAAGCTCTACACCAAATGGCACCACTTAAAGCTCCTGGGCCCAATGGAATGCCACCCCTTTTTTACCAGCATTTTTGGGACACAGTAAGGGAGGATGTCACTTCCTCCATCCTGGCATGGTTGAATTCGGGTACTCTACCATCCCCCCTCAACCACACGTTTATCACTCtcataccaaaaataaataagccTGAATATGCTCATCAATTCCGCCCtattagtctttgtaatgtACTTTACAAAGTATATTCCAAAGTATTGGCCAACcgtttgaaaaaattattaccATCTATTATCACTGAACACCAATCAGCTTTTACAAAAGATAGATTAATTTCTGATAATATCCTTGTTGCATTTGAGACCCTTCAtagtttgcaaaattttaagtctAGTACTCATGGTTTTATGGCTATTaaattggatatgagtaaggcttaCGATCGGGTTGATTGGAATTTCTTGGAAAAACTGATGAGACAAATGGGTTTTAATGAAAGGTGGATCCAATTGATAATGGGGTGTGTTAAAACTGTTTCATATTCGGTGTTGGTCAATGGAGAGCCTTGTGGTATGATCCAGCCTACTCGTGGGATAAGACAAGGCGATCCTCtatcaccttttcttttcttgctttgtaCTGAAGGCCTAAATGGGCTAATCAAGAAAGCGGAAAATAATGGAGAAATACACGGTTTTTCACTGTGTAGGAGAGGGCCCAAACTAACCCATCtgctttttgcagatgatagtcttCTTTTTTGCAGGGCAACCATAGAAGAATGTGAAAAGGTGTTGGAGGTCTTGAATATGTATGAGGAGGCATCGGGGcaaaaagtcaataaaaacaaaactgcaTTATTCTTTAGCAAATGCACTCCAAGTGATGTGAGGCATGAAATAAAGGTGGCTTTTGGTGTTCTGAAGATCATGCAATATGAGAGGTATTTGGGTCTACCTTCCTTTGTgggtaaaaggaaaaaagcaagCTTCAActacatcaaagaaaaaatatggaGGAAGTTACAAGGTTGGGAAGGTAAATTGCTCTCGCAAGCAGGTAGGGAGGTGCTACTAAAATCAATCATACAAGCTATCCCCACCTACACAATGGGTTGTTTTAAATTACCCATTGGCTTGTGTCATGAAATTGAAGccctaattaaaaaattttggtgggggcaacgTGGTGATCGTAGAAAGATTCATTGGATTAAGTGGGAGGAAATGACAAAATCCAAATCAGTGGGTGGAATGGGCTTCCGGGATTTAACCATGTACAATGACTCACTACTAGCAAAGCAAGCATGGCGACTTTTGCACAATAAAATATCTCCTTTCTACAAGGTTTTCAAGGCTCGATTTTTCCCAAATACTACAATCATGGAAGCTGTTGACTCAAGAATGGGTTCGTATGCATGGAAGAGTATTCTTAGAGGAAGGTATATTATTCAAAGGGGAGCTAGATGGAGGGTTGGAAATGGGGAGAAAATCAACATATGGCAGCAAAGGTGGCTGCCAAGGAAACATCCTCCATATCTACCTATTTGCCCCATACAGGACTTTGAAAACTCCTCGGTGTCTTGCTTGATTGATCAATCCATGCGGCAATGGAGGGCAGACTTGGTGGATGGGCTATTCAATGAAGAAGATGCTGAGCTAGTTAAGTCAGTTCCACTGAGCCATGTTGAAGCAGAGGACGTCCTGTTCTGGCCGTACACAAAGAATGGGGTTTATACATGCAAATCCGGCTACCGTTTCCTCAAGGAAGAAGCTGAAAGGGAAGTCACAAACCAGGTTCCACCTCTTCGAGATAAACATATATGGAAAGCAATTTGGTCGATGCAAGTTCCACAGAAGGTTAAAATGTTTATATGGAGGGCCTGTCGAAATGCAATGCCGACAAAACACGCGTTGATGAGACGCACTATCACTGGAGATTCCATATGTGAACGCTGCCAAACCGATGTCGAAGACCCTCTTCATGCATTATGGACTTGCACCAAGCTTGATGTCGTCGGGGCTGACCACGCAGAGTGGGATTTCAGAAACTCCATCGGTTTTCTGGACTTCAAAGACCTG GCTCGGGTACAAGAATTTGCCACTAATCTTCAGCAGGTAGCAGTTGCTGCAAAATCCAGTTTGGATGATTTTCACAGGTCAATACAGAGGCGGGACTCTCAGAGGCGACGGGCTGCTCATACAGCCCAAAACCACTGGCGTCCTCCTCCAAGGGAAGTGGTTAAAGTAAATTTTGATGGGGCGACTTGTTCACAGGAGAAAACGTCTGGAGTTGGAGTGGTGGCTCGAGATGTTAATGGTTTGGTTCTAGCTTCATGTGCGAAGAAAATACATCAGTCTTTTAAGGCAGTGGAGATTGAGGCTATGGCAGCTGCTACGGCCCTAACATTTGCAAAAGATCTCGGCTTTCAGCGCATTATACTGGAAGGAGACTCACTGGAAGTAATACAAGCTCTATTGGAAAAAACAGAGACATTAACACCTGCGGGTTTACTGCTTGAGGATGTCAGAAGTTTGTCCCAAAATCTTGATTTATTGCTATATTCTCATACAAAAAGAGATGGCAATGTTGTAGCTCATAGTCTGGCAAAATATGCTCTACGCATACCAGATTTTTTAGcttggatggaggatgttccatcACACATTCAATCTATTGTACAAGCTGATTTGGCTCTTTTACATTAA